Proteins found in one Plasmodium gaboni strain SY75 chromosome 13, whole genome shotgun sequence genomic segment:
- a CDS encoding aspartate carbamoyltransferase: MIEIFCTAIVVITILIVGVFVFMIIGTRKKKLILDNMLYINSKYKIDLDKIIVKMKNKNVINIDDVDDEELLAILFTSKQFEKILKNNEDSKYLENKVFCSVFLEPSTRTRCSFDAAILKLGSKVLNITDMNSTSFYKGETVEDAFKILSTYVDGIIYRDPSKKNVDLAVSSSSKPIINAGNGTGEHPTQSLLDFYTIHNYFPFILDRNINKKLNIAFVGDLKNGRTVHSLSKLLSRYNVSFNFVSCKSLNIPKDIVNTVTYNLKKNNFYSDDSIKYFDNLEEGIKDVHIIYMTRIQKERFNDVDEYNQYKNAFILSNKILENTRDDTKILHPLPRVNEIKVEVDSNPKSVYFTQAENGLYVRMALLYLIFSSNS; encoded by the exons atgatagaaatattttgtaCTGCAATTGTTGTGATCACCATATTGATTGTGGGGGTATTTGTTTTTATGATTATAGgaacaagaaaaaaaaaattaatattagATAATATGCTTTATATAAATAGCAAGTATAAAATTGATCTGGATAAAATCATTGtgaaaatgaaaaacaaaaatgtAATTAATATTGATGATGTAGATGATGAGGAATTATTGGCTATCTTATTTACATCTAAAcaatttgaaaaaatattaaaaaataatgaagatagcaaatatttagaaaataaagTTTTCTGTAGTGTGTTCCTTGAACCAAGTACAAGAACAAGATGTTCTTTTGATGCTGCAATTTTAAAATTAGGTTCCAAGGTTTTAAATATCACTGATATGAATTCTACTTCATTTTATAAGGGAGAAACTGTTGAAGATGCCTTTAAAATATTGTCAACATACGTGGACGGAATTATATACAGAGATCCATCAAAG AAAAATGTCGATCTTGCTGTTTCTTCTTCAAGCAAGCCAATTATTAATGCAGGTAATGGAACAGGGGAACATCCAACTCAGTCTCTCTTAGATTTTTATACAATTCATAATTACTTCCCATTTATTCTAgatagaaatataaataaaaaacttAATATAGCCTTCGTTGGAGACTTGAAAAATGGAAGAACTGTACATTCACTCAGCAAACTACTTAGCAGATACAACGTCAgttttaattttgtatCATGTAAATCGTTGAATATTCCTAAAGATATAGTAAATACAGTTACTTAtaacttaaaaaaaaacaatttttATAGCGATGATTCTAtcaaatattttgataatttaGAGGAAGGCATAAAAGACgttcatataatttatatgacTAGAATACAAAAAGAAAGATTTAATGATGTAGATGAATATAATCAATATAAAAACGCATTCATTTTGagtaataaaattttaGAAAACACAAGAGACGATACAAAg ataCTTCACCCTCTTCCAAGAGTTAATGAAATAAAAGTGGAAGTAGATAGTAATCCAAAAAGTGTTTATTTCACACAAGCAGAAAATGGATTATATGTAAGAATGGCTTTATTATATCTCATTTTTTCATCAAATAGCTAg
- a CDS encoding hypothetical protein (conserved Plasmodium protein, unknown function) — MIAVPYEFMNIKNYECLYNNLKIMNDMIRNNDYNINSYIYNVYISKLIFVMVNIYNEHSMNNNNNNNNNMDRYIIYNNNIEYIINNTQNIYMIKNEYLSNSYEDGNILNTKEYNDSSLIKNKRDNKFLCYNKCIRRHNKIKVYEKLNKQNYYMNVLHIVNNIRNLRISKIKRKKKRLNIIMRRKKKRKRKKTKMIILNNHKIYSTNRNNSSNNNYMDNKIYKILLKNNKILYMKYDDTINYEESKNRTVLFDMMKYLSSIKYKNNNNNNSNNNNNNNNNNNILYPLIKINTGNNEYNKKNIYKYFNFDRTIYYIYNQIKKVIKKLKNLIISRNITYYQYFKSITYNNIYKYKYYISNYVISFYYNYLHNEYVNSQNSFLKYFKNMYNFKKFLKIFVQLFLDKIFCISKSIIKKKNNKNKNYSNEKLKKKLKSISIYRRICEKKTHYDIFNTLSLNLNNNNYIINNKDNPHKNYSHFIKSYVRKIFHYYFSILSKRLLNYYIYNMNTYYKKYDKVQGINKNNNYFNTSIPTFDSTNNTYSKYKSDKSSIIYNRKNKIHQKNEDIYCNIKLPNKRKEINRGDSNEIVMSNKINYKRFYKTPFTHNNNNNSNIINDSYRHLFNERILNKECIYLNDQNEKRSDNYSDYSGDKQGDINVKNNNADNNSNNNNNNNNNNDNHNNNGKNNDNHNHNNDNNNNNDNNSNGNNNNNNNNNNNNNNNNNNNNNNNNNNNSNNDNGDNNRKNDNNDNDEGKKKGDNNVIKTDEDDKEDDDEDVRIEQNDNENINHNDEDDIIHMNDENNMNDMNNMNEHENYYRLIKEIEFLEKKENMKECINENINECIDTNRNHNKEEDMIDEEKNKIKLRNDENIKIKSEKIEIKIKEEHINITNINQNLTHNNTSPIISHPLKLPLLPEMSHPNVFSSHSPRSNNIASSSSSTSSSSSSCSGASSSNSGSSNSSSSCGGSPKNLPNQLNDPDFEEACDIRLMNSSENLTFSQSPPTSSLHASSLHLTDVNELVLSPNQQLYNNSPMKSPTNTPIRSPSSPVFEANYNEENIEKVNSNYLISSPYRNDIFSELDMLGSIFESLDELENKSDYTESSSNDNCKYSNDFSLDKCSSGIKKGTIEKDEIIYNFKKDNLKKVFHAWCNKGKHEINYDNKKFNSVMEWINYIEELMSHELGITNDDKKNDDIKGDMELSVDIFTNQNNYNMDEHKHVNENIENEENILINKNILTNINHQNVDEFINNSSDPFDFINEHNVNNDNNIIENNNISNDKNIILHNNDIVEDTTTSNSMSPNKSAFSDITSSVHNSNDTMNLFSEYNNAEDHVTYSNHHKEKQEEENKYFNDQHTINNKITWNHSEHNFVWNNNDIDEKNDDYIKKNDILQKNSDVNNISDINTNDFDINSVEDKDVINIQENTKDNITSSNYIEVTDPWKK, encoded by the coding sequence ATGATAGCTGTACCTTATGaatttatgaatataaaaaattatgagTGTCTTTACAacaatttaaaaattatgaatgATATGATTAGaaataatgattataatataaacagttatatttataatgtGTATATATCAAAATTGATTTTTGTCATGgttaatatttataatgaacatagtatgaataataataataataataataataatatggacagatatataatatataataataatattgaatatataattaataacacacaaaatatttatatgataaaaaacgaatatttatcaaataGTTATGAAGAtggaaatatattaaataccaaagaatataatgattcaagtttaataaaaaataaaagagataataaatttttgtgttataataaatgtattagGAGAcacaataaaataaaggTATATGAAAAATTGAATAAGcagaattattatatgaatgTGTTACATATtgtgaataatataagaaattTAAGGATATCCAAAAttaagagaaaaaaaaagagattaaatataattatgagaagaaaaaaaaaacgaaAGCGAAAAAAAAcgaaaatgataatattaaataatcataaaatttatagtacgaatagaaataatagttctaataataattatatggataataaaatttataaaatattattaaaaaataataagattttatatatgaaatatgATGATACCATAAATTATGAAGAATCTAAAAATAGAACTGTACTATTTGATATgatgaaatatttatcatctatcaaatacaaaaataataataataataatagtaataataataataataataataataataataatattttatatccattaattaaaattaatacaggcaataatgaatataataaaaagaatatttataaatattttaattttgatagaacaatttattatatatataatcaaataaaaaaagtaatcaaaaaattaaaaaacTTAATTATCAGTAgaaatataacatattaccaatattttaaaagtataacatataataatatatataaatacaaatattatatcagTAATTATGTTATATCATTCTACtataattatttacataatgAATATGTTAACAGTcaaaattcttttttaaaatattttaagaatatgtataattttaaGAAATTTCTTAAAATTTTTGTCCAACTTTTTCTggataaaatattttgtataaGTAAATctataattaaaaaaaaaaataataaaaacaagAATTATTctaatgaaaaattaaaaaagaaattaaaaagtataagtatatatagaagaatatgtgaaaaaaaaacacattatgatatttttaatacCTTATCTCtaaatttaaataacaataattatataataaataataaagataaccctcataaaaattatagtcattttattaaatcatATGTTAGAAAAATTTTTCACTACtatttttcaatattatctaaaaggctattaaattattacatatataatatgaacacatattataaaaaatatgataaagTCCAAGGAATAAATAAGAacaataattattttaatacTTCTATTCCTACCTTTGATAGTACGAATAATACTTACTCTAAATATAAATCAGACAAATCatcaattatatataatagaaaaaataaaatacatcaaaaaaatgaagatatatattgtaatataaaattgCCTAATAAGCGTAAAGAAATTAACAGAGGAGATAGTAATGAAATTGTTATGagtaataaaataaactATAAAAGGTTTTATAAGACCCCATTCACAcataacaataataataatagtaatattataaatgattCTTATAGACACTTATTTAATGAACGTATTTTGAATAAGGAGTGTATATATCTAAATGATCAAAACGAAAAAAGAAGTGACAACTATTCAGATTATTCGGGTGATAAACAAGGGGATATTAatgttaaaaataataatgcagacaataatagtaataataataataataataataataataatgataatcataataataatggtaaaaataatgataatcataatcataataatgataataataataataatgataataatagtaatggtaataataataataataacaacaataacaataataataacaataacaataataacaacaacaataataataacaataataatagtaataatgACAATGGGGATAACAACCGAAAGAAcgataataatgataatgatgaagGTAAAAAGAAAGgtgataataatgttattaAAACAGATGAAGATGATAAAGAGGATGATGACGAAGATGTTAGAATAgaacaaaatgataatgaaaatataaatcataatGATGAGGATGATATAATTCATATGAATGATGAGAATAACATGaatgatatgaataatatgaatgaacacgaaaattattatcgtcttataaaagaaatagaatttctagaaaaaaaagaaaatatgaaaGAGTGCATTAATGAAAACATAAATGAATGTATAGATACAAATAGGAATCATAATAAAGAAGAGGATATGATTGATgaagaaaagaataaaataaaattacgtaatgatgaaaatataaaaataaaatcagaaaaaatagaaataaaaattaaagaagaacatattaatattacaaatataaatcaaaatCTAACACATAATAATACATCACCTATTATAAGTCATCCATTGAAATTACCTTTATTACCTGAAATGAGTCATCCAAATGTATTTTCATCACATTCTCCTAGATCCAACAATATAGCTAGTAGTAGCAGTAGTACtagtagtagtagtagtagtTGTAGTGGTGCTAGTAGCAGTAATAGTGGTAGTAGTAATAGTAGTAGTAGTTGTGGGGGTTCACCAAAAAATTTACCTAATCAATTGAATGATCCTGATTTTGAAGAAGCATGTGATATAAGACTTATGAATTCTTCAGAAAATTTGACGTTTTCTCAGTCTCCACCAACGAGCTCTTTACATGCATCATCTTTACATTTGACAGATGTAAATGAATTAGTTTTATCACCTAATCaacaattatataataatagcCCAATGAAATCACCAACTAATACACCAATTAGAAGTCCTTCCTCACCTGTTTTTGAGGCTAATTATAATGAGGAAAATATCGAAAAGGTAAattcaaattatttaatttcttCACCTTATAGAaatgatattttttcaGAGTTGGATATGTTAGGATCTATATTTGAATCACTAGATgaattagaaaataaaagtgATTACACCGAAAGTAGTAGTAATGATAATTGCAAATATAGCAATGATTTTTCTTTAGATAAATGTAGTAGTGGCATAAAAAAAGGTACTATTGAAAAAGatgaaattatttataattttaaaaaagataatttaaaaaaagtatttCATGCTTGGTGTAATAAAGGAAAACATGAAAttaattatgataataaaaaatttaattcAGTAATGGAATGgataaattatatagaGGAATTAATGTCTCATGAACTAGGTATAAcaaatgatgataaaaaaaatgatgatataaaagGTGATATGGAATTAAGTGTAGATATATTTACCAAccaaaataattataacatGGATGAACACAAACATgtaaatgaaaatatagaaaatgaagaaaatattttaatcaataaaaatatcttAACAAACATAAATCATCAAAATGTTGatgaatttataaataattctaGTGACCCTTTTGATTTTATCAATGAAcataatgtaaataatgataataatatcatagaaaataataatatctccaatgataaaaatattattctcCATAATAATGACATTGTCGAGGATACAACAACATCAAATAGTATGTCACCTAATAAATCTGCATTTAGTGATATTACATCTAGTGTTCATAATTCAAATGATACtatgaatttattttctGAATATAATAACGCTGAGGATCATGTTACATATAGTAATCACCATAAAGAAAAAcaagaagaagaaaataaatattttaatgatCAACATactataaataataaaattacaTGGAATCATTCAGAACACAATTTTGTATGgaataataatgatatagatgaaaaaaatgatgattatataaaaaaaaatgatatattacaaaaaaacAGTGAcgtaaataatatatcagATATAAATACTAACGAT